A genomic window from Brassica oleracea var. oleracea cultivar TO1000 chromosome C8, BOL, whole genome shotgun sequence includes:
- the LOC106310669 gene encoding LOB domain-containing protein 3-like — translation MRQKGHRHGEAVSPCAGCKLLRRKCVKICVFAPYFPAKEPYKFAIVHKIFGASNVNKMLQVLSENHRSDAVNSLVYEANARVQDPVYGCVGTISSLHRQLETLQTQLAIAQAELVHMKTLHHVDTRSSPYMASSITFPAIKDFSSDDNMAFMYDNGAGESLWSC, via the exons ATGAGACAAAAGGGTCACAGACACGGAGAAGCAGTGTCACCTTGTGCCGGATGCAAGCTTCTTCGGAGAAAATGTGTGAAAATTTGCGTCTTTGCTCCATATTTTCCGGCTAAGGAGCCTTACAAGTTTGCCATTGTCCACAAGATCTTTGGTGCTAGTAATGTCAATAAGATGTTGCAG GTGTTGTCGGAGAACCACCGGAGCGACGCCGTAAATTCGTTGGTGTACGAGGCGAACGCGAGGGTACAAGATCCTGTGTACGGATGTGTAGGAACAATTTCGTCATTACACAGACAACTCGAAACTCTCCAAACTCAGCTAGCTATTGCTCAGGCCGAACTGGTTCATATGAAGACGCTCCACCATGTTGACACTAGATCGTCGCCGTATATGGCGAGTAGCATTACTTTCCCCGCGATCAAAGACTTCTCCAGTGACGACAACATGGCTTTTATGTACGATAATGGTGCCGGCGAGTCCCTTTGGTCGTGCTAG
- the LOC106310720 gene encoding auxin-responsive protein SAUR41-like has protein sequence MKHLIRRLSRVADLASEFSIRRSTSSSSLRIRRGHHRPHMQPPWSICQARRVHTVPAGHVPVYVGEEMERFVVSAELLNHPVFVGLLNRSAQEYGYAQKGVLHIPCHVIVFERVVETLQSGYNEPGEMQELVASLFSSDELILGTTE, from the coding sequence ATGAAACATCTAATCCGCCGCCTCTCTCGCGTCGCCGACTTAGCCTCAGAATTCTCCATCCGCCGATCCACCTCCTCCTCCTCCTTACGCATCCGCCGCGGTCATCATCGTCCCCACATGCAACCGCCGTGGTCGATTTGTCAGGCGAGACGAGTCCACACCGTCCCCGCCGGTCACGTACCCGTATACGTCGGCGAAGAGATGGAGAGGTTCGTGGTGAGCGCTGAGCTCCTGAACCATCCGGTCTTCGTGGGACTGCTCAACAGATCCGCTCAGGAGTACGGCTACGCTCAGAAAGGAGTCCTCCACATCCCCTGCCACGTCATCGTTTTCGAGCGCGTGGTGGAAACGCTCCAGTCGGGTTACAACGAGCCCGGGGAGATGCAGGAGCTCGTCGCGTCGTTGTTCTCAAGCGATGAGCTGATACTTGGAACTACTGAGTAG
- the LOC106310532 gene encoding uncharacterized protein LOC106310532 has translation MTADVSYIVRILGRYNDDRMTVKDSSGPGSSVALMTRDLLGSAGCGGDDHALELDLDLKVPNGWEKRLDLKSGKVYLQQCNSTSSSSHLRHSDQSNQTVPRFQDLNDPPVSSKPPARPLLSLFDDTSLELKLVPSSSPPSSSSLSLPSSSSSFQSVCTLDKVKSALERVGKDSSEMIKKRKSPEDGVCDLIAEASSPVAYVLVMKNNPKCPRCNSFVPLATMKKTKIDLNISF, from the exons ATGACTGCTGACGTAAGCTATATCGTACGGATACTAGGTAGGTACAACGACGATCGGATGACGGTAAAGGATTCCTCAGGACCGGGATCATCGGTGGCGCTAATGACTCGTGATCTCCTCGGAAGCGCCGGTTGTGGAGGAGACGATCATGCTCTGGAGCTTGATCTTGACCTGAAAGTCCCCAACGGCTGGGAAAAGCGTCTCGACTTGAAG TCAGGGAAAGTGTATCTTCAACAATGCAACTCAACGAGCTCCTCTTCTCATCTCCGTCATTCAGACCAATCCAACCAAACTGTTCCAAGGTTTCAAGATTTAAATGATCCACCGGTTTCGAGTAAGCCTCCGGCGAGACCATTGTTAAGTCTCTTCGACGACACAAGTCTTGAACTGAAGCTAGTCCCTTCTTCATCACCACCTTCTTCTTCTTCTCTCTCTTTACCATCCTCGAGTTCGAGTTTCCAGAGTGTTTGCACACTCGACAAGGTGAAATCAGCTCTGGAGAGGGTGGGGAAAGATTCATCCGAGATGATAAAGAAACGCAAATCGCCAGAAGACGGCGTTTGCGATCTTATCGCAGAAGCGTCGTCTCCGGTGGCGTATGTATTGGTGATGAAGAACAATCCGAAGTGCCCTAGGTGTAACTCGTTTGTTCCTTTGGCAACCATGAAAAAGACTAAAATTGATCTCAACATATCTTTTTAA